One part of the Mariniblastus fucicola genome encodes these proteins:
- a CDS encoding type II CAAX endopeptidase family protein produces MKNETRIVVSATQRVPQLHAIFAIALIAQVAFWHFASPGPFLRTGELNIGSACRSAVASFLCLFLIPWIGAILLGIKPANSELGIGQWRKGLLIVGLGVPIVAVGLFVGSGDPEIQAAYPWPGKWLSDSIGNMLMWFAVYAIYYFAFEYFYRSFLLFRLEKELGLAAAIWIHVLMSVAVHFGKPTPELLASIPAGFAFGLIAWHTKSIWYVFAIHWGIGILNDVFAMHHHGWLDS; encoded by the coding sequence ATGAAAAATGAAACGCGCATCGTTGTTTCCGCCACGCAGCGGGTGCCTCAATTGCATGCGATTTTTGCGATCGCTCTGATCGCTCAAGTCGCGTTCTGGCATTTCGCCTCGCCCGGTCCGTTTTTGCGAACCGGCGAGTTGAATATTGGGTCCGCTTGCCGTTCCGCAGTGGCCTCGTTCTTGTGCCTGTTTCTCATTCCGTGGATCGGCGCGATTCTGCTGGGCATCAAACCCGCTAACTCAGAGTTGGGAATCGGTCAGTGGCGAAAAGGCCTGTTGATCGTTGGCCTTGGCGTCCCGATTGTTGCTGTCGGACTGTTCGTCGGCAGTGGCGATCCTGAGATTCAGGCGGCTTATCCCTGGCCGGGAAAGTGGCTCTCGGATTCGATCGGCAACATGCTGATGTGGTTCGCGGTTTACGCCATTTACTATTTCGCGTTTGAGTACTTTTACCGATCCTTTCTGCTGTTTCGGCTCGAAAAAGAACTCGGTCTCGCCGCCGCGATCTGGATTCATGTCCTCATGTCGGTCGCTGTCCACTTCGGAAAGCCAACGCCGGAATTATTGGCCTCAATCCCGGCCGGATTTGCATTTGGCTTGATCGCCTGGCATACCAAATCAATCTGGTACGTGTTTGCGATTCACTGGGGCATCGGGATCCTCAACGACGTTTTTGCGATGCATCACCACGGCTGGTTGGATTCCTGA
- a CDS encoding FAD-dependent oxidoreductase: MNRFFLLLLVASLLFSTANVAEAQSVLVEAESFSDHGGWKLDTQFITEMGSPYLLAHGLGRSVDDAVTEVSFPETGTYHVFVRTKDWVARWKAPGQPGKFQLIVDGQALDTTFGTEGEQWSWQDGGTIEIDSKTAKIALHDLTGFDGRCDAILFSKDATPPPNGSEILPAWRRKMLGLDEAPTEKDGYDLVVVGGGYSGMGAALSAARSGCKVALIQDRPVLGGNGSSEVRVWAMGHIRRGKYPRIGEMIEEFADKATKSPGTYEEFGDVKKEDIVRAESNIDLFLNHHAFKVETDENRIVAVHAFDTRTSEQKRFSGTQFVDCTGHGTIGFLAGADFEMTPEGRMGMSNMWAWGEGKEPVEFPETPWALELKMEDFPYPRDHHGQWFWESGFDKDALGDAEGIRDWNLRAVYGAFNAMKNEDGAEQHKTAFLTWIAYIGGPRESRRLMGDVVLTKEDIVGKREFKDGCVPSTWSIDLHYPKKQYAKKFPENPFISIAVHDRSVDRSFGYPVPYRSFYSRNIENLFMAGRCVSVTHEALGTTRVMKTCGMMGEVVGRAASVCKLHSCSPREVFEKYWSEMDALLKLPGKAHRASVDQEFTVPADAMELAPERGPEWIPRAGRSDKKLRGQVMDDQSATMTGKWTPGSGVKGYFGFGYAYAAADSNAKIVFETEVRKSGKHRIGILYGVHENRGTSVPVVVNANGESTRFVVDMTKSPGSDDQVYPLGNFELSKDQKVTVEISTENAGGMVHADAIQLLPVK, from the coding sequence ATGAACCGATTTTTTCTGCTGCTGTTAGTTGCGTCGTTACTTTTTTCGACGGCCAATGTCGCCGAAGCCCAGTCTGTGCTCGTGGAAGCCGAAAGCTTCTCCGATCATGGCGGTTGGAAGCTTGATACGCAGTTCATTACCGAAATGGGGTCGCCCTATTTGCTGGCTCACGGCCTCGGCCGATCCGTGGATGACGCGGTCACCGAAGTCAGCTTTCCGGAAACAGGAACTTATCACGTTTTCGTGCGCACCAAGGACTGGGTGGCGCGGTGGAAAGCTCCCGGACAGCCCGGAAAATTTCAGCTGATCGTTGACGGACAAGCTCTGGACACAACGTTCGGGACCGAGGGCGAACAGTGGTCTTGGCAAGACGGTGGAACGATTGAGATCGATAGTAAAACGGCAAAGATTGCGTTGCACGATCTGACCGGATTCGACGGGCGTTGCGACGCGATCCTGTTTTCCAAAGACGCGACTCCGCCGCCAAACGGATCTGAAATCCTGCCAGCCTGGCGGCGAAAGATGCTGGGGCTCGATGAAGCTCCGACTGAAAAAGACGGCTACGACCTCGTCGTCGTCGGAGGCGGCTATTCCGGCATGGGCGCGGCTCTTTCAGCGGCCCGTTCGGGCTGCAAAGTCGCTTTGATTCAGGACCGACCGGTCTTGGGAGGCAACGGTTCAAGCGAAGTTCGCGTTTGGGCCATGGGGCACATTCGCCGCGGCAAATATCCACGCATCGGTGAGATGATTGAAGAGTTCGCGGATAAAGCAACGAAATCGCCAGGCACGTATGAAGAGTTTGGCGATGTGAAAAAAGAAGACATCGTCCGGGCCGAATCGAATATTGATCTGTTCCTGAATCATCATGCATTCAAAGTCGAAACAGACGAAAACCGGATCGTCGCCGTGCATGCTTTCGACACTCGGACCAGCGAACAGAAGCGTTTTTCCGGCACACAGTTTGTTGACTGTACCGGTCACGGCACAATCGGGTTTCTCGCTGGCGCTGATTTCGAAATGACTCCTGAAGGCCGCATGGGGATGAGCAACATGTGGGCGTGGGGTGAAGGCAAGGAGCCTGTCGAGTTCCCTGAAACTCCGTGGGCACTTGAATTGAAAATGGAAGATTTTCCCTACCCGCGCGACCATCACGGCCAATGGTTTTGGGAAAGCGGATTCGACAAAGATGCACTGGGCGACGCGGAAGGAATTCGCGATTGGAACTTGCGAGCCGTTTATGGTGCTTTCAATGCAATGAAAAACGAAGACGGAGCCGAGCAACACAAAACGGCTTTCCTGACCTGGATTGCCTACATCGGTGGCCCGCGCGAATCACGTCGCTTGATGGGTGATGTCGTTTTGACGAAAGAAGACATCGTCGGCAAACGAGAGTTTAAAGATGGCTGTGTGCCCAGCACCTGGTCGATCGATTTGCACTATCCGAAAAAGCAGTATGCCAAAAAGTTTCCTGAAAATCCGTTCATCTCAATTGCCGTGCACGATCGCAGCGTTGACCGCAGTTTTGGCTATCCGGTTCCCTACCGCAGTTTCTACTCACGGAACATCGAAAACCTGTTCATGGCAGGCCGTTGCGTGAGCGTCACGCATGAGGCGCTTGGCACGACTCGCGTGATGAAGACCTGCGGCATGATGGGCGAAGTCGTCGGTCGGGCGGCAAGTGTTTGCAAGTTGCACAGTTGCTCGCCGCGTGAGGTTTTCGAGAAATACTGGAGCGAAATGGACGCGTTGCTCAAACTTCCGGGCAAAGCCCATCGAGCCAGCGTCGACCAGGAGTTCACCGTTCCGGCGGACGCGATGGAACTGGCTCCCGAGCGAGGCCCTGAATGGATTCCGCGAGCTGGACGTAGTGACAAGAAGCTCCGCGGTCAGGTGATGGACGATCAGAGTGCGACCATGACCGGCAAGTGGACTCCGGGTTCGGGCGTCAAAGGCTATTTTGGATTTGGCTATGCCTACGCTGCTGCCGACTCCAACGCAAAGATCGTGTTCGAGACAGAAGTCAGGAAATCGGGAAAGCACCGTATCGGAATCCTGTATGGCGTGCACGAAAACCGGGGCACGAGCGTTCCCGTTGTCGTGAACGCTAATGGCGAAAGCACACGGTTTGTTGTTGATATGACCAAATCGCCGGGCAGCGACGATCAGGTTTACCCTCTGGGTAATTTTGAACTGAGCAAGGACCAGAAAGTCACAGTTGAGATCTCTACCGAGAATGCTGGCGGGATGGTTCACGCGGACGCTATTCAATTGCTTCCTGTGAAGTAG
- the selD gene encoding selenide, water dikinase SelD, whose product MASNKAKHTVVLLGVGHTNAHVLRMWKMNPISDANLVCVSNFPVATYSGMMPGVLAGQYPVESMQIDLVRLCRSANARLILGDVNGLDVEKQELQFSNRPSLRYDQLSIGVGSVPTFSGVEVESDESLLAIKPMQTFLARLEERLDEFNKKTEIRVAIVGGGIGSIETAFCLRKKLIDEGRAHKISLVTRSARVGSGLSASTQKIVENQLVEKEVELITGRSVVGIQAGAIRLDTQKLLDTDIIIWSTGATAPKLLDLLPLEKDDRGFLSTSDTLQTLTSDAIYAVGDTGTIVGSETDKAGVFAVRQGPILWQNIRNFLDGARRMAPYHPQQDYLKLINTADGKSIAQRKGQGFYAKWCFWLKDRIDRKFMEMYQDYAPMPMEDMAVDTEDAMRCLGCGGKIGGQILSSVLSELEIPKHDDVVIGLEEPDDAAVIRTPGKEISVTTDFFASPLDDPYLTGRIAALNSASDCFVMGAQPNAALAIVQLPIAHPRQQLQVMRELMTGAVEELARMGATIVGGHSIEGPRLLAGFTVMGNQVSDAKTKGQLETGDLLVLSKPIGSGILLAAWMQCLLDGKFYRPLVDSMLQSNQIAIELAKRSDVSAMTDVTGFGLAGHLKEMLVASNKSAVLNVDAIPLLPGTREMLYHEVESTLAPDNRLNLASINFTGVDVAHPSVAPLFDPQTGGGILFGVNPAAAEEVLRLMHESGFEQATVIGEVVDGGDGISIAVS is encoded by the coding sequence ATGGCATCGAACAAGGCTAAGCACACGGTTGTACTTCTTGGAGTCGGACACACCAATGCCCATGTGCTGCGAATGTGGAAAATGAATCCGATTTCGGACGCGAATCTGGTCTGTGTCTCGAACTTCCCGGTCGCAACTTACTCCGGCATGATGCCCGGCGTGCTCGCTGGCCAATACCCGGTCGAATCGATGCAGATCGATTTGGTGCGGCTCTGCCGTTCTGCGAACGCGCGGCTGATCCTCGGAGACGTCAACGGGCTGGACGTTGAAAAGCAGGAACTTCAGTTTTCCAATCGACCGTCGCTACGCTACGACCAACTGTCGATCGGAGTTGGATCTGTGCCGACGTTTAGTGGCGTCGAGGTGGAGTCGGATGAAAGCCTGTTGGCGATCAAGCCGATGCAAACGTTTCTGGCTCGCCTTGAGGAACGGCTGGACGAGTTCAACAAAAAAACGGAAATCCGCGTCGCGATCGTCGGTGGCGGAATTGGCTCGATCGAGACTGCGTTTTGCTTGCGAAAAAAGCTAATCGACGAAGGGCGAGCTCACAAGATTTCGCTGGTCACCCGCTCTGCCCGGGTCGGCAGCGGACTATCGGCATCGACTCAAAAGATTGTCGAGAATCAGCTAGTTGAAAAAGAGGTCGAACTGATCACGGGCCGATCGGTCGTCGGAATCCAGGCCGGTGCGATTCGGCTTGATACACAAAAGCTTCTCGACACCGACATCATCATTTGGAGTACGGGAGCGACAGCGCCAAAATTGTTGGACCTGTTGCCGTTGGAGAAAGACGATCGTGGCTTTCTTTCGACCAGCGACACGTTGCAGACGCTGACCAGCGACGCGATTTATGCCGTCGGCGATACGGGAACAATCGTGGGCAGCGAGACCGATAAAGCTGGTGTGTTCGCGGTTCGGCAAGGGCCGATTCTGTGGCAAAACATTCGCAACTTTCTGGACGGCGCCCGACGGATGGCTCCCTACCATCCGCAACAGGACTATCTGAAGCTGATCAACACCGCCGATGGGAAATCGATCGCCCAACGGAAAGGCCAGGGCTTCTACGCAAAGTGGTGTTTTTGGTTGAAGGATCGCATTGATCGTAAGTTCATGGAGATGTATCAGGACTACGCTCCGATGCCGATGGAGGATATGGCGGTCGATACCGAAGACGCGATGCGATGTTTGGGCTGTGGCGGAAAAATCGGTGGTCAGATTTTATCGTCCGTTCTGAGCGAACTTGAAATTCCGAAACATGACGATGTCGTGATCGGACTGGAGGAACCTGACGATGCGGCGGTGATTCGTACACCGGGAAAAGAAATTAGCGTGACGACCGATTTCTTTGCCAGCCCACTCGACGATCCTTATTTGACCGGCCGAATCGCAGCCTTAAATTCTGCTAGCGACTGCTTCGTGATGGGGGCTCAACCGAACGCAGCGTTGGCGATCGTTCAGTTGCCGATTGCCCACCCACGTCAGCAACTTCAGGTCATGCGTGAATTGATGACAGGTGCTGTCGAAGAACTGGCTCGCATGGGAGCAACGATCGTCGGAGGTCACTCGATTGAAGGACCAAGGTTGCTGGCCGGTTTCACGGTTATGGGTAATCAGGTCTCGGACGCGAAAACGAAAGGTCAGCTGGAAACGGGCGATCTGTTGGTGCTGTCGAAGCCGATTGGCAGTGGGATTCTGTTGGCCGCATGGATGCAGTGCTTGCTAGATGGAAAGTTCTATCGACCGCTTGTCGATTCGATGCTGCAGAGCAATCAGATCGCGATTGAGTTGGCGAAACGCAGCGACGTTTCTGCAATGACCGACGTAACGGGCTTTGGACTGGCCGGGCACTTGAAAGAGATGCTCGTTGCCAGCAACAAGTCGGCCGTGCTAAATGTTGATGCGATTCCGCTGCTGCCGGGCACGCGGGAGATGCTGTATCACGAAGTCGAAAGCACGCTGGCTCCCGACAATCGGCTGAACCTTGCGTCGATCAATTTCACCGGCGTTGACGTTGCCCATCCGAGCGTCGCCCCGCTATTCGATCCTCAAACAGGCGGAGGCATATTGTTCGGCGTCAATCCGGCGGCAGCTGAAGAGGTTCTGAGACTAATGCACGAAAGCGGATTTGAACAGGCGACCGTGATCGGTGAAGTCGTCGATGGTGGTGACGGAATTTCAATTGCCGTTTCGTAG
- a CDS encoding DUF6798 domain-containing protein, producing MFPAVSKTPTAFKISRGDAAGTGRERGAILGSSGPSRGAFNTSGDYQWLLETALISVCFFLYAGQPAPDVNESHYLTKAKHFWDATYCPGDLFLGSAFSHWLFYVCFGWLTKFMSLTAFAWTGRILTWTLMAFAWQRLSQAIVPLKFMSVLSALFFLLLNDKFHLAGEWVVGGFEAKGIAYFFVIYALSFLVRGNWKYVWPLLGAASAFHVLVGGWAVLACMFASIVVQVRRSSTESTRLDYWKSQAGHWWLPLMIGGVLALPGILPPLIADAGASAEAKQLAAEVYVGQRISHHLNFAAFPTWHVARFGTLVLFWGLLYLWLKNRLMLNPVIFHRKLEPLQDFATGALLISFCGLLLSGLADTGSTFCAGLLKFYWFRLADFAVPATISLASCFVIAFWLERENDIFRRISSVIFTVCIFLAAGLLFLERHQTQIPFADVRSLPQYPENDQRFRESWKNWVKVCQWVESSTPADAVFLTPYQQQTFKWYALRTEVVSWKDIPQDAESIVQWHQRLKEIQDPQQRSTLGLLMYTDDRLAALAEKFEADFLVLPQAVYDLACNDPEIGKPRFPCVYPEEGERATWVVLKLQLP from the coding sequence ATGTTTCCTGCTGTTTCCAAAACTCCAACAGCCTTCAAGATTAGCCGAGGAGACGCGGCGGGAACAGGGCGGGAACGCGGAGCCATATTGGGCTCCTCAGGACCATCGCGGGGCGCCTTCAACACGTCCGGCGATTATCAGTGGCTACTGGAAACGGCACTGATTTCCGTCTGCTTTTTTCTCTACGCCGGCCAGCCCGCTCCGGACGTCAACGAATCGCACTACCTCACCAAAGCCAAACATTTTTGGGACGCGACCTACTGTCCGGGAGACCTGTTTCTCGGGTCGGCATTTTCCCATTGGCTGTTCTACGTCTGTTTCGGCTGGTTGACGAAATTCATGTCGCTGACGGCGTTCGCGTGGACCGGCCGAATTCTTACGTGGACCCTGATGGCGTTTGCCTGGCAGCGGCTCAGCCAGGCGATCGTGCCGCTGAAGTTTATGTCGGTTCTGTCGGCGCTGTTTTTCCTGTTGCTCAATGACAAATTCCACCTCGCTGGCGAATGGGTCGTGGGAGGATTCGAAGCCAAAGGCATCGCATACTTTTTTGTGATCTACGCCTTGTCTTTTCTGGTCCGTGGCAACTGGAAGTACGTGTGGCCTTTGTTGGGAGCCGCGTCGGCGTTCCACGTTCTCGTGGGCGGTTGGGCCGTGTTGGCCTGTATGTTCGCATCGATTGTCGTTCAGGTTCGCCGTTCGAGCACGGAATCAACGCGGCTGGATTATTGGAAATCACAAGCCGGCCATTGGTGGCTGCCGCTGATGATCGGAGGCGTTCTCGCACTACCCGGGATTTTGCCGCCGCTGATTGCCGACGCGGGTGCTTCTGCGGAAGCCAAACAGCTGGCGGCGGAAGTTTACGTTGGGCAAAGGATCTCGCACCACTTGAACTTTGCTGCGTTTCCCACCTGGCACGTGGCTCGGTTCGGAACGCTGGTTCTGTTCTGGGGACTGTTGTATCTGTGGCTGAAAAATCGACTGATGCTCAACCCGGTCATCTTTCATCGAAAGCTCGAACCGCTTCAGGATTTTGCGACCGGTGCGCTGCTGATTTCGTTCTGCGGATTGCTGCTCAGCGGACTGGCGGATACGGGCAGCACGTTCTGTGCGGGGCTGCTGAAGTTCTACTGGTTTCGGCTGGCCGACTTTGCCGTGCCGGCGACAATCTCATTGGCAAGTTGCTTTGTGATCGCGTTTTGGTTGGAGCGGGAAAACGACATCTTTCGGCGCATCTCTTCGGTTATTTTTACGGTTTGCATTTTTCTCGCGGCAGGGCTGTTGTTCCTTGAGCGACATCAAACGCAGATTCCTTTTGCGGACGTTCGTTCCCTGCCGCAGTACCCGGAAAACGATCAACGCTTTCGCGAATCGTGGAAAAATTGGGTCAAAGTCTGCCAGTGGGTCGAGTCGAGTACTCCGGCGGACGCAGTTTTTTTGACTCCGTATCAACAGCAGACTTTCAAGTGGTATGCCTTGCGGACAGAAGTCGTTTCATGGAAAGACATTCCGCAGGACGCGGAGTCGATCGTGCAATGGCATCAGCGACTGAAGGAGATTCAGGACCCGCAGCAGAGGTCGACGCTGGGATTGTTGATGTATACCGACGATCGATTGGCGGCGCTGGCGGAAAAGTTTGAGGCCGATTTTCTGGTGCTTCCCCAAGCGGTCTACGATCTGGCCTGCAACGATCCTGAAATCGGAAAACCGCGTTTTCCGTGCGTCTATCCCGAAGAAGGCGAGAGAGCCACTTGGGTCGTGTTGAAGTTGCAGCTTCCTTAA
- a CDS encoding alpha-amylase family glycosyl hydrolase, whose translation MKNMQHQFGHRFENGKVTFRVWAPKCKTLDLETKKEPTFRSMQRDEDGWFEITVDDVQHADAYRFCIDGERSRPDPAAHAFESSVHDWNLAVDHAQFDWRSNDWKGIEKRDLIIYELHIGTFTKEGTFLSAIERVDELVELGITAIEILPVAQCPGRWNWGYDGVGIYATQNTYGSPDDFKTFVDACHQKGVAVILDVVFNHLGPEGNYLSEFAPFFTKKRKTPWGDALNFDGKHSQPVREFMAQCGVHWIENYRLDGLRVDAVHFMFDDSDLPISMAVTKAVDDYAATVDRHIHLIGETNVRNASLTKGTSSHGTGFDAVWSDGMMHCVLSIGQPGLDLCHRDHDGATDLQLAIQQGFLYENFPYERHDRGARADLDSFVIGFQNHDTVGNHPLGHRIHQLASREFQMASAALYLMYPAIPMIFMGEEFASDDPFLFFVDFNDSWVRDGVEKGRAAEFPELNAKLDGLSPLSPKSFRQSKLRPHADGDAGMRTWYRDLIGLRKKLRREGLICQSVLNVESRIEDDLFLLHYENQSSGRLSVATRLAWPGSSDKKAAIEIDLPGEILLDSESNGVLKSNQEKSVRQINVNQTLILHDPA comes from the coding sequence ATGAAAAACATGCAACATCAATTTGGCCATCGCTTCGAAAACGGAAAAGTTACCTTTCGGGTTTGGGCACCGAAATGCAAAACGCTGGACCTGGAAACGAAAAAAGAACCAACGTTTCGCAGCATGCAGCGTGACGAAGATGGCTGGTTCGAAATCACTGTCGACGACGTTCAGCATGCCGACGCATATCGCTTTTGCATCGACGGAGAACGTTCGCGCCCCGATCCTGCGGCTCATGCTTTTGAATCATCGGTCCACGATTGGAACCTCGCCGTCGATCACGCGCAGTTCGACTGGAGATCGAACGATTGGAAAGGCATCGAAAAACGTGACCTGATCATTTACGAATTGCACATCGGCACGTTTACCAAAGAAGGCACGTTTCTGTCCGCGATTGAGCGTGTGGACGAACTGGTCGAACTTGGCATCACAGCCATCGAAATCCTGCCGGTGGCGCAGTGCCCGGGACGCTGGAATTGGGGCTATGACGGAGTCGGCATTTACGCGACGCAAAACACTTACGGTTCGCCCGACGATTTCAAGACCTTCGTCGACGCCTGCCACCAGAAAGGCGTGGCTGTAATTCTGGACGTCGTTTTCAACCATCTTGGGCCGGAAGGAAACTACCTGTCTGAGTTCGCGCCGTTCTTCACGAAGAAGCGGAAAACACCGTGGGGCGACGCGTTAAACTTCGATGGAAAACACAGCCAGCCCGTTCGGGAGTTCATGGCTCAATGCGGCGTTCACTGGATCGAAAACTACAGGCTTGACGGACTACGCGTCGATGCTGTGCATTTCATGTTCGACGACAGCGATTTGCCGATCTCGATGGCAGTCACGAAAGCGGTAGATGATTACGCTGCGACAGTCGATCGCCACATTCATCTGATTGGCGAAACGAATGTCCGCAACGCATCGCTCACCAAAGGCACTTCGTCACACGGTACAGGGTTCGATGCCGTATGGAGCGACGGAATGATGCACTGTGTCCTTTCGATCGGCCAGCCCGGACTGGACTTGTGTCATCGAGATCACGATGGCGCGACCGATCTGCAGTTGGCGATCCAGCAAGGTTTTCTGTACGAGAACTTTCCGTACGAGCGACACGATCGCGGGGCGCGTGCCGACCTGGATTCGTTTGTGATCGGATTTCAAAATCACGACACCGTTGGCAATCATCCGTTGGGGCATCGGATTCATCAACTTGCGTCGCGCGAGTTTCAAATGGCTTCAGCCGCGCTCTACCTGATGTATCCGGCGATTCCGATGATCTTCATGGGAGAAGAATTTGCTTCGGACGATCCGTTTCTGTTTTTCGTCGACTTCAACGATTCCTGGGTTCGTGATGGAGTGGAAAAAGGCAGGGCGGCTGAGTTTCCGGAGCTCAACGCAAAACTGGACGGACTTTCGCCGCTGTCGCCAAAGTCGTTTCGTCAATCCAAACTTCGTCCTCATGCGGATGGCGATGCGGGTATGAGGACGTGGTACCGCGATCTGATTGGGCTGCGAAAGAAATTGCGTCGGGAGGGATTGATCTGCCAATCGGTGCTGAACGTCGAATCGCGGATCGAGGACGATCTGTTTTTGCTGCACTACGAAAACCAATCCAGCGGCAGGCTCAGTGTCGCGACCCGTTTGGCTTGGCCGGGATCGTCGGACAAAAAGGCGGCCATTGAAATTGATCTTCCGGGAGAAATCCTGCTGGATTCGGAATCGAACGGGGTACTGAAATCGAACCAAGAAAAAAGTGTCCGGCAAATTAACGTCAATCAGACATTAATTTTGCATGATCCGGCTTAG